The genomic window AGGCCATACCCATGAACCCTGTCCTCGCCATGTGTATTGGCTGTGAAAAATAATGTTGCCCCTGTCTCTATTGTTCCCAACCAAATGGGAGCCACCTCCTCCAGAGATTATGCTCTGTTTCACTTATATAATACTTGGTTTGAGGCAGATTGGTACTAGAGTACAAAATCAGTGCCTTCTTATCAAAGTATGAGCATTGAGCTGCACAGAGTCTCCAGGTGGTATTAACTAAAGTTAATCTCCAGTTAAGCCTCATTATTAACAAAAAGGATTTTGCTTTTCTCCACTTCAACATGTAAAAGTCATGTCCATAAGCAAAGCTCTTTTTCTAGGGAATCAAACCTAAAAAGAAAGTCCTATGTCAATAGTCCAACTAAAATTACAAAAAggggaaaacagaaagcaagtaATAACTGACATTTATTTTATCAAACAACAAATGAAGAGTCAAAGATTCTCCTCTGAGAGAACCTGAGTAGTAGACAGAAAACCTAAATTTAATCTTTCCTACAATTGTGCTGatagaaaaaagttaaaaacaaatgttAATGATGGCAACAGCAAGATGAAGGTTGTAGGGAATTATCCTACAAATGTCTGTTTCATCAACAATTAAATTGAAGAGAAAACTGAAAAGTATGAATGTCTAGATTACAAGAAATTTAGGACATGCAGCAACCAATCAAATGTATGGCTCATATTTATTGTCTAAACAAAAGCCTTAAAAAACATATAAAGCAACTAGGAATTTGAATACAAAGTGGGCATAAATATTAAAGTATTGtggaatatgtgtatatgagtgtgtttaaATGAACTGTGAATATATGTGGGGAGTCCTTATCTTAGAAATTCACACGACTTTGAAATATGTCTGACTAAATTCATCTGAATAggtaaggagagagaaaaaaattgtcCATGGATTAACTGTGGAATCTAGGTAATAAGTATTTACATCTACAGCATCCCtctgtatttttaatatgttggTGATTTGCCATagtagaaaaccaaaataaagctaatataaaaacaaactttatttCAGAAAAGGGACGAGACACACAaggtattaagaaaaaaaattcactcCTATTAAACTTTTCTCATCCTCTCCTTTATTTTTCTATGGTAGCAGAAAGAGCTACAGTTTGGAAGCGGAGTAGGTGGAGCAGATGCTGTATGTGTTTTTGATATCTTGCTCATCATAAATACTTTTTGCCAATCTTTTTCTTCATGGATactgcattgattttttttttttactattgagTTTTTGCCTccatttaaatgatttccctATCACTTTCTGTGCCCGtggtgtgctcatgtgtgtgtgttgatacacATGGGTGATGTGTCCGTGTACCTATGTACATCATCTTCCAATGTTCTTCTACCTTATTTATTGAGGGAGGGTATTTCTGTCAAATATACTCTAGCTAgaatgatttttttgagacagtgtttctctgtatagccctggctgtcctcaaactcagagatctgcctgcctccttggtgctgggattaaaggcctgtccTACCACCACCCTGCTCAGGTTGAAATTCTTAAGGGTTTTTACTTCTTAACACACCTGTAAAAGGTTCTTAGTTGTCCACAGGATATTTAAACTCTATTCAGGAAATCCAGTTAGCTAATCCCTGActtctgaaactggaattacaggcttccCTAAAGACATTTTACACATGTTCTGCATCCACAAGACTTCTGGGGTTCCTGTCTTTCATCTTCACACTTGCACAATATGCACtttaacccctgagctatctcaccagcccttacCTCCATTTGAATTCTGAGACAAAAATCCAGGTTTTGAAGCAGAGAGGACCCTCACAAGGAGCATCCTGAAAacagagaagaggggaaagtCAATCCCCCAGAGAACTGGGAATGGCCAGCTGCCCCAAAGCACACACAAGGCCCTCCTGTCAAAGTATGAAGCGCTCAGGGCTCAGAGAGACAGGGCCCAGGCTGGAGACATTAAAGGGACCCAGAGGTGAAGAAGGGACCTGAACTTTGCACAGCAAGACACTGGGGGCGGGAAGAGGGGCTGGGGCCGGGGGCGGAGCTTTGGCTTCTGACGCAAGTGGCACGTGACTAGCCCACGCAGGCTCACACCCCTTGCTGGGTCTCGGACCTGCCCTCGCTCACTCTCTCCAGCCCGCCATCCCTAACGGAGGCACCTGTTCCTGGTGGCGCAGCTCCTGGTGGCGCAGAGCGCGCGGGCCCCGGCGGCGCGgaaagcagcaggaggaggaagagcagagcagGTGAGGGGGACAGCGGCCCGGACCCGCGGAGCCCGTCGTCGGGGTCCCGCGGCCGCCACCCCGGCAGGCCGGCCGTCGCAGCGCAGGCCGAGGCTGCAGGTGGCCGTCCCCGTGTGCGCAGCGGCGCGGCCGGACAGGGACGAGGGCGGCGGGCCCGGGCGGAGACCCTCCGGGAGTAGGAGCATGCGCCCCGCGACAGCTTCCCGTAGACCCCGGCATCCCTgcatcggggagtggggggctcaGCGGTGGTCggcggggaggggtgggggtggccgAGGCGGCGGGAAGAGCCTGGGCGGTGGCGGCGCTCGGGACAGCGCCAcaggtcctccctcccacccactcacacATCCATCTTTCTGGGTTGATCTCAGGTCTGAGGAGCAGAAGCTTCGCGGAGCACCTGGTGGTGACCATCGctggaaagaggagaagaaggcaagGATAGGCCCAGGTAGGTgcaggggcagggctggggactgagagggagaaaggggacgTGCGCAATGCTGATTCTGACCTATGGGAGTTCAACTTTCCCCTCTACTTTCGTCTTTTCTCCCATCCCATGCTTCCGTTTTTTTGTACCCATAAGGTCTTGGAAATGGGTTCATGGAGAAAATGGTagcctctggggtgggaggggtTCTGGCCCAGGCTCGTGCCTCCGTTCTTATAGTCCGCGAAGTAAGCTATCTTATCTCTCCTTTCCTAGGAGTAATGGCGTCCAAATTCAAACAAGTCATACTGGATCTTACTGCGGAGaaagacaaaaaagacaaaaaaggtgGGAAGGCCTCCAAACAAAGTGAAGAAGAATCCAACCATCTGGAAGAGGTTGAAAGCAAGAAGCCTGGGGAAAATGTCAGAAGGAAAGTCAGGCGACTTGTGCCTAACTTTCTATGGGCCATACCTAATAGACATGTTGATCACAATGAAGGGGGAAAGGAGGTTGGGAAATTTGTAGTGCAAGGGACAGAAGTCAAGAGAAAGAGTAAGGAGCAGCAGATAAAGCCTTACAGGCGTTTCCGAACACCGGAACCTGACAATCATTACGACTTTTGCCTCATACCGTGAAATCTAAGATTTTCTCTGGGCTCATAAAATGGCTACTGTTTTACAAGCTTGTAACTAGTGaggtatttttttctgtaaacttTTGGTGTTTCCACTTAACAGTTTCTATGTAAAATTGTTTAATTGTTGCATTTAATTCAAACGTTCCTGTCAGCATGGCAATTTAACTCATTTTAGAAAAAATCTTTTTCATAACTTGAAATtaataaagcaatttaaaaagcAGTATATGCTCAGTCATCTTCTACCCCAGTTCTTATATTTCCTTCATAGATGTTTTTAATATAAGACCTCTTAATGTAGACTTCCAAAACATCAACATTTTAGCAAGATCTCTTAATTCTagaatacagtgtgtgtgtgtatcatagaTTAAACACAGACAAAAAGCATGGTGACTAATTTTAGTAGCTACAATATTAAAAACCACAGGCCTTATATTATAATAGTAGGGATTGTGCTAAACTGGAGGGTAGTCACTGCAAGGCCAAGCAAGTCTGGCCTGAGAGAAACAGCCATCTTGACTGACCTGTTGTTCTTCTCCCTTGGTAGCACTTTTAATATCTAAGATCTCATTTTTTTTATCCTAACCACCACCTATCCAGTGTCATATTTCCTCTGTACATAAGAGTGCTGGAGTTGAGAGATGCTAACTCTCAGGGCTACCCTCATGCTGTATATCTCATGGATTCCCCTGGTGGCACTGTGTGTGGCAGCCTCTTTGAGATGCAGAATACTTAATTGATAATTGACATGAGATACAAACTGACGAAGTTTAAAGAATCAACAAGTGTAGTGaccattttagtttctttaaaaacacagaaatacaaatacaatgttttcattttaatcccaagtGTGGGGTATGGGGTTGTTCAGATTGTCTCCAGAAGTTGACTACTTTGTTTCCTGCTCCATCAGGGACATGATTTGGACAATTGTAGTTAATTTCTGAGAATGTACCGATGTTGGGAATTCTGGGTACTTTTCCAAGAGTGTATAAGTGTCAGGGCCCCAAAATGTGCATGGAATGTTGGTTATAtgctgttggttgcagtttgtcAAGTAGTTGTGTGCAAAGAAGCAAGAAAATAGATATCCTGATGGTGAAGATCAAATTTGCTCCAAGGAACTCAGAGGCcataatcagcaggaagtagtctaatgatagcAATGTCCTTCCCCAGCTCTCCTTTTTCgaatctagtgttagggggttgttagaggagaagaaaaaaatccacaaagtAACCAAAAATCAGGCTTCAAACAATGAAAGTGAagtttcatttctctttatatCTCCAACAGACACTTGAAGAGTTCAACACTGGAGCATAAAAAGTGTCATAATAGTAAACAAAAAGAGACTTTCAATTTGGGAAGAAGTTTTAGAGAGAAGACAAGGaggaaaataatgtaaatttaaaaggttttaataaaatcttaaaagtcccttcagctccctgaaggggtttgcagccccataggaggaacaacaatatgagccacccagtacccccagagctccagggactaaatcaccaaccaaagagtacacatggagggacccatggctccagatgcatatatatcagaggatggccttgttgggctcggtgccccagtgtaggggaatgcctgggtggggaggtgggagtaggtggatgggtgggagagcaccctcatagaagcagggggagggatgatAGGAGAGGGGGGTTCGGGAGGGGAAACCACGGAaggaggggataacatttgaaatgtaaataaataaaatatccaatttaaaaatccCTTCAGTATTCTTCAGATTAAGAATTACCATCCATTTGGGCTCATGAAAAAAGTTTGTGCATCATAAAAAACGAGTTTAAATCAGAGATCAGTTTTATCTTGTGGTAGATCTCTCCTCCCTAATGTGTGCAAGTCCCAGGGTTTAATCTCCAGCATCAGAAACATGAAATCTATctccctgtcttagggttttactgctgtgaacagacattgtgaccaaggcaactgttagAAGAACTGTTGGGCtcgcttacaggctcagaggttcaatccattatcatgaagttgggagcatggcagcgtccagataggcatggtgcaggagaagcagagagttctacaccttcaacTGAAGGCTGCTTGCTAGCACAATACTGGCTCCCACAGGGCTAGGAAGAGGGCTTCGAAACCCACcaacacaatgacacacttcctccaacaagagcatacgtcctaatagtgccactccctgggccaagcatatttaaaccaccatactGCATTAGTGTTAAAAAGTGTTTGGAATGTTTCATCTGCattaaaaaagtgttaaaatgtgtttcattttttaaaaaataataaggtttttaatagtgtgtgtgtgtgtgtgtgtgtgttgcttgcatgtatgtaagtgtacTGGGTATTATGCCTGTTGCTTGTGAAAGTTAAAAGAAGGAATtgatcttctggaactgaagtttcagattgttgtgagctgcATACGGATGCTGGAAATTGGAACCAGCTCTTCTGCAAAagctgcaagtgctcttaactactgatccATTTCCCCAGCTCCTTAAAATGCACTTCAGTGCTAGGAATATAGCTCTGTGCCATATCATTTTCTAGCATGAACAAGTCCTTTGGCTTTCACATCCCAGCACTTCAAAGAAAATTCTAATTAGAACACAGAACAacttattttattagtttatatttattttacaaataatgcatttcatacatgtatgtcaCACATGCTTTTTTCTCATCCCTTTCCACTTAATGCTGTTCCTTCATCTGAAATACTCCtcatacttttgtttttattattagagAGGGAAAAGAGATTGTGTGCCGCACAGAATAGAGCCTAGGGTCTTGCACATGCTATGCAAATGCTTTTCTGCTGAGCTAGATCCCCAAACCTCTTgctatttttaagacaggttatcACTAAACAGGTCAGGGTGGcattgaactcactctgtagcccgaATAAGGCTTGGATTTATGATCCTCCTACTTCACCCTCAGAAGTACAGGGTGTAACAGGACTTTGCTGTCAAGTCCGGCAACTTTTTTTGTTAGCTCTTTTTATGTTCTAGATATTAATATCCTCTTAGATGAATAGCTGGCAATACATTCGCCTTGATTTTTGCTtgactctcttctttcttttacagCTCAGAAGCTAATGTGATGCAGTCCTGCTTGTATTACTTCTGGACTTTTGGTATCCTATTCAGAAAGCTTTTGTCTGGGATCTTCACgtggtttctctgtgtttttccTTAGAAGTTTCAGTTTCGGGTCTGTCAGGGGTGTTTTATCAGTTCAAACTTTGATTTCCCAGATAAGGAAACTGGACAGGAAAATGATTTACCTACAGCCAAACAGCCAGTTTGTGTCAGAGCTGTGTTTGCAGCTTTTATCTTATCAATTCCCAGTTCAAGGGGCTTGTCTTCTCATTCCAATGGCTACACAGAACTGTGTTTGGAAATTTTTACAGCATATACTGATCACCAGTTGATGCAAATGAATGctcatgcacacttgcacacagtCAGTGTTTGTTGCTCATGCTATTTAGTCATCAAAGTTACTACTTTTTGAATCAAAACATTTCAGATCAACACTATGTGATTTTGGAACTGTAATTATATGTCCTTTGACTAGAGAAA from Apodemus sylvaticus chromosome X, mApoSyl1.1, whole genome shotgun sequence includes these protein-coding regions:
- the Bex4 gene encoding protein BEX4, translated to MASKFKQVILDLTAEKDKKDKKGGKASKQSEEESNHLEEVESKKPGENVRRKVRRLVPNFLWAIPNRHVDHNEGGKEVGKFVVQGTEVKRKSKEQQIKPYRRFRTPEPDNHYDFCLIP